One window of the bacterium genome contains the following:
- the ubiE gene encoding bifunctional demethylmenaquinone methyltransferase/2-methoxy-6-polyprenyl-1,4-benzoquinol methylase UbiE, which produces MPAQIESGEVREMFSDIAPTYDLLNHLLSLGIDRRWRRRAVQLLLDGGGSRYLDIATGTGDVALEILRQKGGAGLIAGADFSLPMLRLAGEKTGAGNISYLQADGLGLPFADGVFDGAAIAFGLRNFEDRAAGLAEMARVLRPGGRLIILEFGRPEGLFGLIYRLYFRAVLPVAGRIISGHPTAYRYLPETVYAFPDAEALSAMLRAAGFEEVAAEPLMGGIALIHSGRRS; this is translated from the coding sequence GTGCCGGCGCAGATCGAAAGCGGCGAGGTCCGCGAGATGTTCTCGGACATCGCCCCGACCTACGACCTTCTCAACCATTTGCTCAGTCTGGGGATCGACCGCCGCTGGCGGCGAAGGGCGGTGCAGCTCCTTCTCGATGGCGGTGGGTCGCGCTATCTCGACATCGCGACCGGAACCGGAGACGTGGCGCTCGAAATCCTCCGCCAGAAGGGAGGGGCGGGCCTGATCGCGGGCGCGGATTTTTCCCTCCCGATGCTGCGCCTCGCCGGGGAAAAAACCGGAGCCGGGAACATATCCTACCTGCAGGCGGATGGCCTCGGGCTGCCGTTCGCGGATGGCGTCTTCGATGGCGCGGCGATCGCCTTCGGGCTGCGCAACTTCGAGGACCGCGCGGCGGGGCTTGCCGAGATGGCCCGCGTCCTGCGGCCGGGGGGGCGGCTGATCATCCTCGAGTTCGGCCGGCCGGAAGGGCTCTTCGGCTTGATCTACCGGCTGTACTTTCGCGCCGTTCTGCCGGTGGCGGGCCGGATCATCTCGGGCCATCCGACCGCCTACCGCTATCTCCCCGAGACGGTCTACGCCTTCCCGGATGCGGAGGCGCTCTCGGCCATGCTCCGCGCGGCGGGCTTCGAGGAGGTGGCGGCCGAGCCCCTGATGGGGGGGATCGCCCTCATCCACTCCGGGCGGCGGAGCTGA
- the ubiA gene encoding putative 4-hydroxybenzoate polyprenyltransferase, with protein sequence MTLEGAGGIGAVLRRPGMFFRMVKFEHTIFGLPFVLMGGVLAARGVPSLHALFWMVMAAVGARNFAMTLNRYADRDIDPKNPRTADRAEFQGLLRSGGVWGMMLAFLLLFLFSAWMLNPLAFGLAFLVAGVVALYSYSKRFTSWTHLFLGFVLGSAPAGAWVAVRGSLDAAPILYFLGVALWVGGFDIIYACLDYDFDRKEGLRSLPSRLGKRPALVISALAHAGTMACFIAAGWIAGLGAIYGVSLVAVGALLFWEHWVVRPDDLSRVNLSFFNLNAWVSVIVSAGAIADVFLLSG encoded by the coding sequence TTGACGCTTGAGGGAGCAGGGGGCATCGGGGCGGTTCTCCGCCGGCCGGGTATGTTCTTCCGGATGGTGAAGTTCGAGCACACCATCTTCGGCCTCCCCTTCGTCCTGATGGGGGGCGTCCTGGCGGCGCGCGGGGTGCCCTCCCTGCACGCCCTTTTCTGGATGGTGATGGCGGCGGTGGGGGCGCGGAACTTCGCGATGACGCTGAACCGCTATGCCGACCGCGACATCGACCCCAAAAATCCCCGGACGGCGGATCGGGCCGAGTTTCAGGGGTTGCTCCGCTCGGGCGGGGTGTGGGGGATGATGCTCGCTTTTCTCCTTCTTTTTCTGTTTTCGGCCTGGATGCTGAATCCGCTCGCTTTCGGTCTCGCCTTTCTGGTGGCCGGGGTGGTGGCGCTCTACAGCTACTCGAAGCGCTTCACCTCATGGACCCATCTGTTTCTCGGCTTCGTCCTGGGGAGCGCGCCGGCGGGGGCGTGGGTGGCGGTGCGCGGCAGCCTTGATGCGGCGCCGATCCTCTATTTTCTCGGCGTCGCGCTCTGGGTGGGCGGTTTCGACATCATCTACGCATGTCTTGATTACGACTTCGACCGGAAAGAGGGGCTGCGCTCGCTGCCGAGCCGTCTCGGGAAGAGGCCCGCGCTGGTCATCTCCGCGCTGGCCCACGCCGGAACGATGGCCTGCTTCATCGCGGCGGGCTGGATCGCGGGGTTGGGCGCAATCTACGGCGTCTCGCTCGTTGCCGTGGGCGCGCTGCTCTTCTGGGAGCACTGGGTGGTGCGGCCGGACGACCTCAGCCGCGTGAACCTCTCCTTCTTCAACCTCAACGCGTGGGTGTCAGTGATCGTTTCGGCGGGCGCTATCGCGGACGTTTTTCTTCTCTCCGGCTGA
- a CDS encoding menaquinone biosynthesis decarboxylase — protein MPYASLREFVAALERAGELRRIAAPVNVDLEITEIADRCVKSGGPALLFENPVGPDGRAFDIPVLINAYASDARIVRALGVKSLDAVAEEVAELLEIKPPEGIVAKLKMLPKLARMASFSPKSVSSAACQEIVETENIDLFAIPALKCWPEDGGRYITLPHVHSRNPRTGRRNVGMYRIQLFDAKTAGMHMHLHHDGAQNFRESTKKGARLEMAVALGGDPVYAYAASAPLPPGIDEMTLAGFLRRTSVPLVKCKTVDVEVPADSDIVIEGYLDPGELRREGPFGDHTGWYSLADDYPVFHVTAITRRRDAIYPTIIVGKPPMEDYWLGGATGRIFLPLMKMQLPEIVDVHMPAEGVFHNMVIVSIRKSFPYHARKVMYALWGMGQMSLAKCIVIVDEDVDVHNVSEVAWKVLGSIDPRRDLVFVDGPVDALEHASPLPHVGSKLGVDGTRKWESEGFAREWPGELVMSDEIRERVTQRWKEYGFDA, from the coding sequence ATGCCCTACGCTTCGTTGCGTGAATTTGTCGCCGCACTCGAGCGCGCCGGTGAGCTCCGGCGCATCGCCGCACCGGTCAATGTCGATCTCGAAATTACCGAGATCGCGGATCGGTGCGTGAAGTCGGGCGGCCCGGCGCTTCTTTTCGAAAATCCGGTCGGGCCGGACGGGAGGGCTTTCGACATCCCCGTCCTGATCAACGCCTATGCCTCGGATGCGCGCATCGTGCGGGCGCTCGGGGTGAAGAGTCTCGATGCCGTGGCCGAGGAAGTGGCCGAGCTGCTCGAGATCAAGCCGCCCGAGGGCATTGTCGCGAAGTTGAAGATGCTGCCCAAGCTGGCGCGGATGGCGTCCTTTTCCCCGAAGAGCGTTTCCTCCGCGGCCTGCCAGGAGATCGTCGAGACCGAAAACATCGATCTCTTCGCCATCCCCGCGCTCAAGTGCTGGCCCGAGGACGGCGGGCGCTACATCACCCTGCCGCACGTCCACTCGCGCAACCCGCGCACCGGACGCCGGAACGTGGGAATGTACCGGATTCAGCTCTTCGACGCGAAAACGGCGGGGATGCACATGCACCTCCACCACGACGGGGCGCAGAACTTCCGGGAGAGCACGAAAAAAGGCGCAAGGCTCGAGATGGCGGTCGCGCTGGGCGGCGATCCGGTCTACGCCTACGCGGCGAGCGCGCCCCTTCCGCCGGGGATTGACGAGATGACGCTGGCGGGCTTCCTGCGGCGGACGAGCGTTCCCCTGGTGAAGTGCAAGACGGTGGATGTCGAGGTGCCGGCAGATTCGGACATCGTGATCGAGGGCTACCTCGATCCGGGCGAGCTGCGCCGGGAGGGCCCCTTCGGGGATCATACCGGCTGGTACTCGCTGGCGGACGATTATCCGGTATTCCACGTGACGGCGATCACCCGGCGGCGCGACGCGATCTACCCGACGATCATCGTCGGCAAGCCCCCGATGGAGGATTACTGGCTGGGCGGCGCGACGGGGCGGATTTTTCTTCCGCTGATGAAGATGCAGCTTCCCGAGATTGTGGATGTCCACATGCCGGCCGAGGGGGTGTTCCACAACATGGTGATCGTCTCCATCCGCAAGTCGTTTCCCTATCATGCGCGCAAGGTGATGTACGCCCTCTGGGGGATGGGGCAGATGTCGCTGGCGAAGTGCATCGTGATCGTGGACGAGGATGTGGACGTGCACAACGTGAGCGAGGTCGCCTGGAAGGTGCTCGGGAGCATCGACCCGCGGCGCGATCTGGTGTTCGTGGACGGCCCGGTGGACGCGCTGGAGCACGCCTCGCCCCTGCCGCATGTGGGGAGCAAGCTCGGGGTGGACGGCACGCGGAAGTGGGAGAGCGAGGGCTTTGCCCGCGAGTGGCCGGGCGAGCTCGTGATGAGCGATGAAATTCGCGAGCGCGTCACCCAAAGGTGGAAGGAGTACGGTTTTGACGCTTGA
- the gatC gene encoding Asp-tRNA(Asn)/Glu-tRNA(Gln) amidotransferase subunit GatC — translation MAISKEDVLHVSRLARLNLSEEEVEKFRHQLSGILDYISKLNELDTENVPPTSHVLDLVNVFREDKVDRAPIENMEKMAPEFDKGHFRVPKVID, via the coding sequence ATGGCGATCTCGAAAGAGGATGTGCTTCACGTCTCGCGGCTGGCGCGGCTCAATCTCTCCGAGGAGGAGGTCGAGAAGTTCCGCCACCAGTTGAGCGGTATCCTCGATTACATCTCGAAGCTGAACGAGCTGGACACCGAGAATGTACCGCCGACCTCCCATGTGCTGGATCTGGTGAACGTGTTCCGGGAGGACAAGGTCGATCGGGCGCCCATCGAGAACATGGAAAAGATGGCGCCCGAGTTCGACAAGGGTCATTTCCGGGTTCCGAAAGTGATCGACTGA